A stretch of Hydractinia symbiolongicarpus strain clone_291-10 chromosome 9, HSymV2.1, whole genome shotgun sequence DNA encodes these proteins:
- the LOC130656279 gene encoding probable ATP-dependent RNA helicase DDX28, producing MQNINKIVIRSMARRARTIKSKDQRRIAVTTKANQKIDAISKGDREIVIGSSNTHESVHHSADASTFENLKLRTDVSQGLECLKITQPTIIQMLAIPLIMEGKNIFCAAQTGSGKTVVYAAPIIHKLKNQVDEGFVKRLSRPRTLVIAPARELALQILSVFKSLSHFAPFRSVGLIGQKQKKWTRDYMKGVVDIVVGTPSTVLKYQQKGLLNLADLQYLVVDEADTLMDDNFFESTDAILNHCHLHERHAEIMKPPVQCILAAATLPPKGVLSAYRKLIPNLEVCQSNLHKVLPHVNHKFVKTTQKEKFDLLLSRLKMIFRHDADKCIIFCNTSKSCNWVSLKLNENNVKHSKLHGNMNPQTRFKDFENFFSGNHRVLVSTDIASRGLDTTDVTLVINYDCPFNTSDYIHRSGRTGRARQLYAGKAEVLTYMTQNKEVIFAHKIQKAAERNEELHDVKMKQNSPKDNYLKNMKKYHDTKESEASQVGT from the exons atgcaaaatattaataaaattgtaATACGGAGTATGGCCAGAAGAGCAAGAACCATTAAATCAAAAGACCAAAGGCGGATAGCCGTTACAACtaaa gCCAACCAAAAAATCGATGCCATATCAAAAGGGGATCGAGAAATTGTTATAGGAAGCAGCAATACg CATGAAAGTGTACACCACAGTGCAGATGCTTCaacttttgaaaatctcaaGTTGCGAACTGATGTCTCACAGGGATTGGAATGTTTGAAAATAACCCAACCAACTATTATTCAA ATGCTTGCTATTCCTCTGATAATggaaggaaaaaatattttctgcgcTGCACAAACAG GTTCTGGAAAAACCGTTGTTTATGCTGCTCCAATTattcataaattaaaaaatcaagtcGATGAAGGAtttgtgaaacgattgagtcgTCCAAGAACTTTGGTTATAGCACCAGCCAGAGAACTTGCTCTTCAGATACTC tctgTGTTCAAATCACTTAGTCATTTCGCGCCATTTCGTTCTGTTGGTTTGATTGGTCAAAAACAAAAG AAATGGACACGTGATTACATGAAAGGTGTTGTGGATATTGTTGTAGGGACGCCGTcaacagttttaaaatatcaacaaaaag GATTGCTGAATCTTGCTGATCTGCAGTATCTTGTTGTTGACGAAGCTGACACACTAATGGATGACAATTTCTTCGAATCGACAGACGCTATTTTAAATCATTGTCAC ttgcACGAACGCCATGCGGAAATCATGAAGCCGCCTGTCCAATGTATTCTTGCAGCTGCCACCTTGCCACCAAAGGGGGTTTTAAGCGCATACAGAAAGCTTATACCC AATTTAGAAGTTTGCCAATCCAACCTACACAAAGTGTTACCTCATGTGAACCACAAGTTCGTTAAAACTACACAAAAAGAGAAGTTTG ACCTTTTGCTGTCAAGACTGAAGATGATCTTCCGACACGACGCCGACAAGTGTATCATATTTTGTAATACATCAAAATCATGCAACTGGGTATCTCTCAAGTTAAACGAGAACAATGTGAAACATTCGAAATTACATGGAAACATGAACCCACAG ACTCGATTTAAAGATTTTGAGAATTTCTTTTCTGGAAACCACAGAGTTTTGGTATCCACTGACATAGCATCAAGGGGACTGGATACTACTGAC GTGACATTAGTGATAAATTATGACTGTCCGTTCAACACGTCGGATTATATTCATCGTTCTGGAAGAACTGGGAGGGCGAGACAACTGTATGCCGGAAAAGCAGAAGTGCTGACTTACATGACGCAAAATAAAGAAGTTATTTTCGCGCACAAAATACAA aaagcaGCCGAAAGAAACGAAGAATTGCATGATGtaaagatgaaacaaaattctccaaaagataattatttaaaaaacatgaaaaaatatcaCGACACGAAAGAAAGTGAAGCCAGTCAAGTTGGAACGTAG
- the LOC130656280 gene encoding potassium voltage-gated channel protein Shal-like has protein sequence MYSVASTAGYFVSRKLANKNRPPRRGGKKSLVIDPSTYITGKEIKINVSGAMFHIHESYLNQHPDTLLGSAERNYFYDEDASEYFFDRDPYMFRFIHKYYKTGKLHFSDNDCYESFNDEMEFFRINPDEVAPCCSDSYEIQLLQKLEKEKKIEVIKRIPPQNFRELCWEFTEEPQFCLSATVFYYISCLIITLSVALNSAETVPCNTFKLNGTIISERCGEVHDEIFFTIDSTCVGFFTLEYLLRLYGTPNRLKFVKGFMSVVDILSILPYFIDLTLALLSVENNASVTSSLVALRSLRIFRIFKLARHSKRLRDLSSSIKNSASELGFIVFMYFIVVIVFASIIYYAENMGGENTKIDSIPEAIWYTVVTTTTLGYGDIVPITVQGKLIGSMCCLMGVLVIALPVPIIQMKSNTLDAKDIQS, from the exons ATGTACTCTGTGGCGTCTACAGCCGGTTATTTTGTCTCTAGAAAgttagcaaacaaaaaccgacCACCCCGACGTGGGGGTAAAAAATCTCTAGTAATTGACCCTTCGACTTACATAACGGGTAAAGAAATCAAGATTAACGTCAGTGGTGCAATGTTCCATATACACGAATCTTATCTGAATCAGCATCCTGATACACTCCTTGGAAGCGCAGAAAGAAATTACTTTTATGATGAAGATGCTAGTGAATATTTCTTTGACCGCGATCCGTACATGTTTCGGTTTATTCACAAGTATTACAAGACGGGGAAGCTGCATTTTTCGGATAATGATTGCTATGAATCGTTCAATGATGAGATGGAATTTTTTCGCATCAATCCTGACGAAGTGGCGCCTTGTTGTAGCGACAGCTACGAGATACAATTATTACAAAAactggaaaaagaaaagaaaatcgaGGTTATCAAAAGAATACCTCCTCAGAATTTCCGCGAATTGTGTTGGGAATTTACCGAAGAGCCTCAATTCTGTCTCTCCGCCACGGTGTTTTATTATATCAGTTGCTTAATTATTACACTCTCCGTTGCGTTAAATTCCGCAGAAACAGTCCCGTGTAATACCTTTAAATTAAACGGGACAATCATTAGTGAAAGGTGTGGGGAAGTGCacgatgaaattttttttaccatagaTTCGACATGCGTTGGATTTTTTACTTTAGAATATTTACTGAGGCTTTATGGTACACCGAAtcgcttgaaatttgttaaaggTTTTATGTCTGTTGTGGATATTTTATCAATTCTACCCTACTTCATTGACTTGACGTTAGCTCTCTTAAGTGTCGAAAACAATGCTTCGGTAACAAGCTCACTTGTCGCATTGCGTTCCCTTCGTATATTTCGCATATTCAAACTCGCAAGACATTCGAAAAGACTTCGAGATTTATCCTCTTCAATAAAGAACTCTGCGAGTGAGCTCGGCTTTATAGTGTTTATGTACTTCATCGTTGTGATTGTTTTTGCAAGTATTATATACTACGCAGAAAACATGGGAGGCGAAAATACGAAGATTGATAGCATACCAGAGGCGATATGGTATACTGTTGTGACAACCACAACTTTAGG GTACGGAGATATCGTTCCAATAACGGTTCAGGGGAAGCTGATTGGTTCAATGTGTTGTTTGATGGGTGTCTTAGTCATTGCACTTCCAGTACCGATCATCCAAATGAAG TCAAACACACTGGATGCGAAAGACATACAATCGTGA
- the LOC130656283 gene encoding uncharacterized protein LOC130656283 — translation MNLQKPSIFAITLLVYQSTILAILYIFNISPLCSVHIMLFLKVYIPLLLLGFFATIRVMATTKKNINEGVMFLYGLSATLIGACIYHVFAVLLGAAFTEGLEETFSFSCLCATLTIFPLFIVHETQWEEFVNYLPDSLDPKISLHDAIKTTSFFTVAGAWVGAFPIPLDWDRDWQTWPITCCFGAISGNLIGLFYVIIVSSNYFERIMFWKRKVT, via the exons ATGAATCTTCAGAAACCTTCCATCTTCGCAATTACTTTGTTGGTGTATCAATCTACCATATTGGCCATCCTTTATATATTCAACATATCTCCACTTTGCTCTGTGcatataatgttatttttgaaaGTGTACATTCCCTTGTTACTACTGGGATTTTTTGCAACAATTCGAGTTATGGCTACTACTAAAAAGAACATCAACGAG GGTGTGATGTTTTTATACGGGCTATCTGCAACGCTGATTGGTGCATGTATATATCACGTGTTTGCTGTATTATTAGGAGCCGCATTTACAGA aggTTTAGAAGAAACATTTAGCTTCAGTTGTTTATGCGCTACTTTAACCATCTTTCCACTTTTTATCGTTCATGAAACGCAATGGGAAGAATTTGTCAACTATTTACCCGATTCTTT agatCCGAAAATTTCACTGCATGATGCGATAAAGACcacatcattttttactgttgcagGGGCATGGGTCGGTGCTTTTCCTATCCCGTTAGATTGGGACCGTGATTGGCAG ACCTGGCCAATCACATGTTGCTTTGGAGCAATTTCtggcaatttaattggtttatTTTACGTCATTATCGTGTCTTCGAATTACTTCGAACGTATCATGTTTTGGAAACGTAAGGTGACATAA
- the LOC130656282 gene encoding triosephosphate isomerase-like codes for MAARRFFVGGNWKMNGDKLKINSILEFLNAGEMNPDTDVVVAPPSLYVAHVKDGLKSNVKVALQNCHSLTSGAYTGEVSAEMAADLGCDWIILGHSERRHKFGESNEFIGEKVAHVLSSTKLGVIACIGELLEEREADKTMEVISTQMKSIAANVSDWSRMVIAYEPVWAIGTGKVATPEQAQQVHSEIRKWLIENVNPNVSETTRILYGGSVSAGNCAELAKKPDVDGFLVGGASLKPDFVKIVNARM; via the coding sequence ATGGCTGCAAGACGCTTTTTTGTTGGTGGTAATTGGAAAATGAATGgagacaaattaaaaattaacagtattttggAATTTCTTAATGCTGGAGAAATGAACCCTGACACTGATGTTGTTGTTGCTCCACCATCATTGTATGTTGCTCATGTGAAAGACGGTCTCAAAAGTAATGTGAAAGTTGCTTTGCAAAATTGTCATTCATTGACATCAGGAGCTTATACAGGAGAGGTATCTGCTGAAATGGCCGCTGATCTTGGATGTGATTGGATTATCTTGGGCCATTCAGAAAGAAGGCATAAATTTGGAGAAAGTAATGAGTTTATCGGAGAAAAAGTTGCACATGTTTTATCCAGCACAAAGCTTGGTGTCATTGCTTGTATTGGTGAACTGCTTGAAGAACGGGAAGCTGATAAAACAATGGAGGTGATTTCAACACAAATGAAGTCGATTGCGGCAAATGTCAGCGACTGGTCCAGAATGGTCATAGCATATGAACCAGTTTGGGCTATTGGGACAGGCAAAGTTGCTACTCCAGAACAGGCACAGCAAGTGCACTCGGAAATTCGAAAGTGGTTGATTGAGAATGTCAATCCAAATGTATCTGAAACAACACGCATCTTGTATGGTGGTTCTGTGTCTGCTGGAAATTGTGCTGAGTTGGCCAAGAAGCCAGATGTGGATGGTTTTTTAGTTGGTGGAGCTTCTTTAAAACCAGACTTTGTTAAAATTGTGAATGCAAGAATGTAG
- the LOC130656661 gene encoding uncharacterized protein LOC130656661 yields the protein MSNGRRSPYSPIQRFRRASQDEDAKIFKTFKVISQKVPNFYQARNSVYPIIKPWNWIKRARDSLQAETKSNLICKQIQNLPIGVLYALYNEEKGILRYVSSLDLAVWQLNEKELMKYAKENLIKKVGLIEKNEPLFTETQTGVFYCNKLNHLTSSLLAVPDVFHMIPLKSNNYVVLCPQSDVIYVSHCQDQRGLCIIGELSLRSARSNTLLSSKPIRITKNGLNLYEASIVRNEASVPCSEDQLKTCKKAVFKKSRKF from the coding sequence ATGAGTAATGGTAGACGTAGTCCGTACAGTCCTATTCAAAGGTTTCGTAGAGCAAGTCAAGACGAAGATGCGAAgatatttaaaacattcaaAGTAATATCACAGAAAGTTCCCAATTTCTACCAGGCACGCAATTCCGTTTATCCGATAATTAAACCGTGGAATTGGATTAAGCGTGCTAGAGACTCACTACAAGCTGAAACCAAATCTAATTTAATATGTAAACAAATACAGAACCTGCCCATAGGAGTGCTGTATGCTTTGTATAATGAAGAGAAGGGAATACTCCGCTATGTATCTTCTCTTGACCTCGCTGTATGGCAGTTAAATGAGAAGGAGCTTATGAAATACGCCAAGGAAAACTTGATCAAGAAGGTTGGtttgattgagaagaatgaacCTTTGTTTACCGAGACGCAGACAGGAGTTTTTTATTGCAATAAATTAAACCATTTGACGTCCTCGTTGTTAGCCGTGCCGGATGTTTTTCACATGATTCCATTAAAGTCGAACAATTATGTCGTGCTTTGCCCACAATCGGACGTCATTTATGTGTCACATTGTCAAGACCAAAGGGGACTATGCATAATTGGGGAGCTCAGTCTGCGGTCTGCACGCTCCAATACACTGCTAAGTTCAAAACCCATCAGAATAACAAAAAATGGTTTGAATCTATACGAGGCAAGTATTGTTCGAAACGAGGCTTCAGTACCATGTAGTGAAGATCAGTTGAAGACGTGCAAAaaagctgtttttaaaaaatcaagaaaattttAA
- the LOC130657460 gene encoding volume-regulated anion channel subunit LRRC8C-like: MISFNDAARFSEESKAVKTFKPWWDVVLDYLLVGLLLIALLSWTRVISTDSSGLICVPRDKTVSYGFVFAKYFNAKCTQESEARLLLYYPYFLFLQWLVLFLLQTSWLKIPTVKNRFDCYYYLFTQLMCAEKPYYHYHSSYDVIDAIDDEYGTVNSEALRSTRNKVMLLLREKSILIWIYLAKIVSLFVSSLLFFCLMVFWVMTLNFEQVDFDCKFNIKTDVITNNLICNFSPAFFLYGVILANLGFLVFLFFISFYAIYWMSSGRHFYLLNLSGVKNMPGVMDLQFCVDLIASNLKNGQDIQLLLRDILAQEFNSCTGLPHETSADVFNKELDIVRWIMHRIGLQEISMNKCSSGLNDVIEEVRTSLPEFKSRESSNLVANIVNQISQHPSEYMKSQENYKHECQYILQATSTILNVKIVLITSEQNIQQVYLPRVPLFDSENRTKFLVFVKPQYFSATELSNPEEDEGLGTKCRRLFYSSNVSYREKLLQAAIEHFKQNRYNKCSERVDAEETNLICPSNEDDNGDDDDNNILVQRSDKNNTLRFLHDWEYVSSNNDLEDGLLTRL, from the exons ATGATTTCTTTTAACGACGCTGCTCGCTTCTCAGAAGAAAGCAAAGCTGTAAAGACGTTTAAACCATGGTGGGATGTTGTGCTCGATTATTTATTAGTTGGATTGCTATTGATTGCTTTATTATCCTGGACAAGAGTTATTTCCACGGATTCATCTGGTTTGATTTGCGTACCTCGGGACAAAACCGTCTCTTATGGTTTTGTATTTGCGAAGTACTTTAACGCAAAATGCACGCAAGAGTCTGAAGCACGGTTGCTTCTGTATTACCCctactttctttttcttcaatgGTTGGTTTTATTCCTACTACAAACTTCATGGTTAAAGATTCCAACAGTGAAAAACAGATTTGATTGTTATTATTATCTTTTCACGCAACTGATGTGCGCGGAGAAACCTTATTACCACTATCATTCATCATATGACGTCATTGACGCTATTGATGACGAATACGGTACGGTGAACTCGGAAGCGTTGCGCAGCACGCGAAATAAAGTGATGTTGTTGTTACGAGAAAAAAGTATCTTGATTTGGATCTACCTTGCTAAAATTGTCTCGCTTTTTGTGTCTTCTTTGTTGTTCTTCTGTCTGATGGTGTTCTGGGTGATGACTTTAAATTTCGAACAAGTTGACTTTGATTGCAAGTTTAACATTAAAACTGACGTCATAACGAACAACCTGATATGTAATTTTTCTCCagctttttttttatatggTGTTATTCTTGCCAATCTTGGGTTTctcgtttttctattttttatttcattttacgcGATATACTGGATGAGTTCAGGAAGACATTTCTATCTTTTAAACTTATCTGGTGTAAAAAATATGCCTGGAGTTATGGATTTACAATTTTGTGTGGATTTAATAgcaagtaacttaaaaaatggacAAGATATACAATTGTTGCTTCGCGATATCTTAGCACAAGAATTTAATTCATGCACTGGTCTGCCTCATGAAACTTCAGCAGATGTTTTTAACAAAGAATTAGATATAGTGCGTTGGATCATGCATCGTATTGGCTTACAAGAAATCTCAATGAATAAATGTTCTTCTGGACTCAACGACGTTATAGAGGAAGTTAGGACATCTTTACCAG AGTTTAAATCAAGAGAATCATCCAATTTGGTAGCCAATATCGTGAATCAAATTTCGCAACATCCCAGTGAATATATGAAATCTCAAGAAAATTATAAACACG AATGTCAGTATATCCTACAAGCAACATCTACAATCCTAAACGTCAAAATTGTTCTCATCACAAGTGAGCAAAATATACAACAAGTTTATCTTCCACGTGTACCATTATTTGACAGTGAAAACAGAACAAAGTTTCTAGTTTTTGTAAAGCCACAGTATTTCAGTGCTACAGAATTATCTAACCCTGAAGAAGACGAAGGGCTAGGAACAAAATGTCGCAGACTTTTTTACAGCTCCAATGTTTCGTACAGGGAGAAGCTATTGCAGGCTGCAATTGAACATTTCAAACAGAATCGTTATAACAAATGCTCTGAGCGTGTTGACGCGGAAGAAACAAACTTGATTTGTCCGTCCAATGAAGACGATAATGGTGACGATGATGACAATAACATTCTTGTCCAACGCAGTGACAAAAACAATACATTAAGATTTTTACATGATTGGGAATATGTTAGCTCAAACAATGACCTTGAAGATGGCTTGTTGACTAGGTTGTAA
- the LOC130657741 gene encoding P2Y purinoceptor 3-like, with the protein MEEITKSIVIVSAVVGVPLNLAILFVRSLKMYQRRRMSAYQFCVCQLAIADLLAAITTAFDIHVFFHKYMWHFGVLACKLIKTFQSIGFSTSGMIMTIMAYERYQGVINPICHRLNFRRIVLACVMVWVFIFVKFIPSFMASDVYEQQCVEINFPSRNFQIGYGIFHCVTGLFIPLLLTTWYHSKIFLFMRSHTRAMSVHCHRSNTVSLRLSQEVSQEENLYSVGDHDADLQQTIFENDSVEHLHDTVIRRTSTEKNISLSRRTSTENSSKKKARRTTLRRLLSRRSRQNGIASRKLKVHILLSITICFFVMIAPANIWYMFYDLGYINLNHRSSNHYVIDVLACLLYLHCLANGFIYSVADKKFRSDVCATLSCKKY; encoded by the coding sequence ATGGAGGAAATCACGAAAAGCATTGTCATTGTGTCTGCAGTTGTGGGTGTCCCGTTAAATTTGGCTATTTTGTTCGTGCGATCATTAAAGATGTATCAGCGTCGTCGCATGTCTGCGTATCAATTTTGCGTGTGTCAGCTCGCCATCGCAGATTTACTAGCTGCCATCACAACTGCATTTGATATCCATGTTTTCTTTCACAAATACATGTGGCACTTTGGTGTCCTTGCTTGCAAGCTGATCAAAACATTTCAGTCAATAGGGTTCTCCACCTCGGGGATGATTATGACGATTATGGCGTATGAAAGATACCAGGGAGTTATCAATCCAATTTGTCACCGATTAAACTTTCGAAGGATTGTCCTTGCATGTGTTATGGTCTGGGTGTTCATTTTTGTAAAGTTTATTCCCTCCTTTATGGCCTCTGACGTTTATGAACAACAATGTGTTGAGATTAATTTCCCGTCTAGAAATTTTCAAATCGGTTATGGTATATTTCATTGCGTCACCGGCTTATTCATACCATTACTACTGACCACGTGGTATCATTCgaaaatctttcttttcatGCGCAGTCATACACGTGCAATGAGCGTTCATTGTCACAGATCCAACACAGTCTCACTAAGATTATCCCAAGAAGTCTCACAGGAAGAGAATCTGTATAGTGTGGGTGACCATGATGCTGATTTGCAGCAAACAATTTTCGAAAACGATTCAGTTGAGCATCTACACGATACTGTGATTAGAAGAACATCTACGGAGAAGAACATTTCCTTAAGTAGAAGAACATCTACGGAGAATTCAAGCAAGAAAAAGGCGCGAAGGACTACACTTCGAAGATTACTCTCGAGAAGGAGCAGACAAAATGGTATTGCAAGTCGCAAGCTTAAAGTTCACATTCTCTTGTCAATTACAATATGTTTTTTCGTTATGATAGCACCTGCGAATATCTGGTATATGTTTTATGATCTTGGCTACATCAATCTTAATCACAGATCGTCGAATCATTACGTTATAGATGTTTTGGCATGCCTTTTATATCTGCACTGCCTTGCCAATGGGTTTATTTACAGTGTTGCGGATAAAAAGTTTCGCAGTGACGTTTGTGCAACTCTCTCGTGCAAAAAATACTAA
- the LOC130657743 gene encoding uncharacterized protein K02A2.6-like has product MNYSQIERECLAATYACEKNNLYLYGKHFTLFSDNKALVNILNNPKSTPPPRIERMMLRLQRYNFKTDYVSSADNICDYLSRNPTAIGTDTKYIEKHVNFLTSYATPNALDINDIKTATLADPALKQLILIISTNKWRHLQEAPESDEKKLLKHFHKIEDSLTLNSEQNLILKDKRIVLPRIYHRTVVKLAHVGHQGLSKTKALLRSKVWFTGMDKLVTDEVNNCIPCQSVSKKSTLPPIQPTELPARIWQAVNADYLGPLPDNKYALVMIDQRSRYPVVAFTNNTTVKNFTNICNDPETLVSDNGPPFRSSEVKRYMEKRRIYHRRVTPLWPQANGEVERFMLPLTK; this is encoded by the coding sequence ATGAATTACTCCCAGATAGAACGGGAATGTCTAGCAGCGACTTATgcatgtgaaaaaaacaatttgtaccTCTACGGAAAGCACTTCACACTTTTTAGCGACAACAAAGCATTAGTAAATATACTGAACAATCCCAAATCAACACCGCCCCCGCGAATTGAACGAATGATGTTGCGACTACAGAGGTACAACTTTAAAACAGATTACGTCAGTTCTGCAGATAACATATGTGACTACCTAAGCCGAAATCCAACGGCTATTGGCACAGATACAAAATACATCGAAAAACACGTTAATTTTCTCACGTCGTACGCAACACCAAACGCTTTAGACATTAATGATATAAAAACCGCCACACTAGCTGACCCAGCATTAAAACAATTGATATTAATCATTAGCACAAACAAATGGCGACATCTGCAAGAAGCTCCAGAATCAgacgaaaaaaagttattaaaacactTCCACAAAATAGAAGATTCCTTAACCTTGAATTCAGAACAGAATCTAATACTGAAGGACAAACGAATTGTATTACCAAGAATATATCACCGTACAGTAGTTAAACTTGCCCACGTTGGTCATCAGggattatcaaaaacaaaagccCTTCTGCGAAGTAAAGTTTGGTTCACCGGCATGGACAAACTAGTAACAGATGAAGTAAACAACTGCATTCCATGTCAATCTGTCAGCAAGAAATCTACGCTACCACCCATCCAGCCAACAGAATTACCGGCTCGTATATGGCAAGCAGTCAACGCAGATTACTTGGGACCGCTCCCTGACAATAAGTATGCCTTAGTAATGATAGATCAGCGGAGTAGATATCCTGTCGTGGCATTCACAAACaataccacagtaaagaacttCACCAACATTTGTAACGATCCGGAAACACTTGTTTCCGATAACGGACCGCCGTTTCGTTCCAGTGAAGTGAAAAGATATATGGAAAAGAGGAGAATATATCATAGGAGGGTTACGCCCCTATGGCCACAAGCGAATGGCGAGGTCGAGAGATTCATGTTACCATTGACAAAATAA